One window from the genome of Megalobrama amblycephala isolate DHTTF-2021 linkage group LG4, ASM1881202v1, whole genome shotgun sequence encodes:
- the alkbh6 gene encoding alpha-ketoglutarate-dependent dioxygenase alkB homolog 6, translating to MANPCNIATDLEKYIVKEAPPTIYYIPDFITETEEEYLVQQVYRAPKPKWTQLSGRRLQNWGGLPNPKGMLAEKLPDWLLKYTEKISALGAFAGKTANHVLVNEYKPGEGIMPHVDGPLYHPTVTTISLGSHTVLDFYKPVCQTQSEVPQTEESRYMLSLLVQRKSLLILQDDMYKCYLHGIQGLSEDILSEHVVNLSSMGAQVGDALPRSTRVSLTIRHVPKVVRANLLLGKK from the exons ATGGCAAATCCATGTAACATTGCTACTGACCTGGAAAAATACATTGTGAAAGAG GCTCCTCCAACTATTTATTACATCCCAGATTTTATTACGGAGACTGAGGAGGAGTATCTGGTGCAACAG GTATACAGAGCTCCTAAGCCCAAGTGGACACAATTGTCAGGAAGGAGGCTACAGAACTGGG gtgGATTGCCAAATCCCAAAGGAATGCTTGCTGAGAAACTTCCTGATTGGCTGCTAAAGTACACAGAGAAAATATCTGCTCTTGGAGCTTTTGCTGGAAAGACAGCTAATCATGTGCTTGTAAATGAATACAAGCCTGGGGAGGGAATTATG CCTCATGTGGATGGACCACTGTATCACCCCACAGTAACGACTATCAGTTTGGGTTCTCATACAGTTCTAGATTTCTACAAGCCTGTTTGTCAGACTCAG TCCGAAGTTCCTCAAACAGAAGAAAGCCGCTACATGCTATCGCTGTTGGTGCAACGAAAAAGTCTACTGATTCTCCAGGATGATATGTACAAGTGTTATCTGCATGGTATTCAAGGGCTTTCTGAGGATATTTTGTCAGAGCATGTGGTAAATCTCTCATCAATGGGTGCTCAAGTGGGCGACGCCCTGCCCCGCAGCACCAGAGTCTCCCTTACCATCCGCCACGTTCCCAAAGTCGTCCGGGCCAATCTGTTGCTTGGCAAGAAGTGA
- the capns1a gene encoding calpain small subunit 1a → MFLAKKLLGGIIDVVSNIDPGQFVPSDPPPPRRPLAYAEANESEEEKQFRRVFQQLAGDDMEVSPNELMNILNRIISKHGDLKTDGFTIESCRSMVAVMDSDSTGKLGFHEFKHLWNNIKKWQAVYKSYDRDHSGTIGADELPAAFRAAGFPLNDQLFQMIIRRYSDESGNMDFDNYIGCLVRLDAMCRAFKTLDKDNDGTIKVNVQEWLQLTMYS, encoded by the exons ATGTTCCTAGCCAAGAAACTCCTTGGAGGCATTATTGATGTGGTCAG CAACATCGACCCCGGCCAGTTTGTGCCTTCAGATCCT CCCCCACCCCGCAGACCACTGGCTTATGCTGAGGCCAATGAGTCTGAGGAAGAGAAGCAGTTCCGTAGAGTGTTCCAGCAGCTCGCTGGCGAT gACATGGAAGTAAGTCCCAATGAACTGATGAACATCCTTAACAGAATCATCTCAAAAC ATGGTGATCTGAAGACAGATGGCTTTACTATTGAGTCATGTAGAAGTATGGTGGCTGTCATGGAT AGTGACAGCACAGGTAAATTGGGCTTCCATGAGTTTAAACACCTCTGGAACAACATCAAAAAATGGCAG GCAGTTTATAAGAGTTATGACAGGGATCACTCAGGAACTATTGGAGCAGATGAGCTTCCAGCTGCCTTCAGAGCTGCAG GTTTCCCATTGAATGATCAACTCTTTCAGATGATTATTCGCAGATATAGCGATGAGAGTGGAAACATGGATTTTGACAATTACATCGGATGCCTTGTGAGACTTGATGCCATGTGCC GCGCCTTCAAGACTCTTGACAAAGACAATGATGGCACAATCAAGGTCAATGTTCAGGAG TGGCTGCAGCTGACAATGTACTCCTGA